One window of Campylobacter avium LMG 24591 genomic DNA carries:
- the fabD gene encoding ACP S-malonyltransferase, with protein MKTVFLFPGQGSQCVGMGKSFYENSVKARDFLNNASDFCKIDFKHLLFEENDKLNLSEFTQAAVVLNSLMAILALQEQSPEIKTEYALGHSLGEFSALAVQGALEYLSAVSLVNQRGKFMQDDCSKIEASMMVVLGLEDKLVEDICKDMQDEGKKVYAANYNCDSQIVVAGLKDDLLSCEAAFKKAGAKRAMLLNMSVASHCPLLQDASLKLGVELDKLLKDEFKAVISNVNAKPYTTKAQALTLLKEQLVKPVLYKQSIKFIEDEADCFIEFGAAILKGLNKKITQKETYSIVSMSDIDEVLKALK; from the coding sequence ATGAAAACTGTTTTTTTATTTCCTGGTCAGGGTTCTCAGTGCGTTGGCATGGGAAAAAGTTTTTATGAAAATTCAGTAAAAGCTAGAGACTTTTTAAACAATGCTAGTGATTTTTGCAAAATAGATTTTAAGCATTTGCTTTTTGAGGAAAATGATAAATTAAATTTAAGTGAATTTACTCAAGCAGCCGTTGTCTTAAATTCTTTAATGGCCATTTTAGCCTTGCAAGAACAAAGTCCTGAGATAAAAACTGAGTATGCATTGGGACATTCTTTGGGCGAGTTTTCAGCTTTGGCTGTGCAAGGTGCTTTAGAGTATTTATCCGCGGTAAGTTTGGTAAATCAACGCGGTAAATTTATGCAAGATGACTGCTCTAAGATAGAAGCTTCGATGATGGTTGTTCTTGGCCTTGAGGATAAACTTGTTGAAGATATTTGCAAAGATATGCAAGATGAAGGCAAAAAGGTATATGCTGCAAATTATAATTGTGACTCGCAAATAGTAGTTGCTGGTTTAAAAGATGATTTATTGTCTTGCGAGGCTGCGTTTAAGAAGGCTGGAGCAAAAAGAGCAATGCTTTTAAATATGAGTGTGGCAAGCCACTGCCCGCTTTTGCAAGATGCTTCGTTAAAACTTGGAGTGGAGCTTGATAAGCTTTTAAAGGATGAATTTAAAGCGGTTATTTCAAATGTAAATGCCAAACCTTACACCACTAAAGCACAAGCTCTAACCTTGCTAAAAGAGCAGCTGGTTAAGCCCGTGTTGTATAAGCAAAGTATCAAATTTATTGAGGATGAGGCGGATTGTTTTATAGAATTTGGTGCTGCTATACTTAAGGGGCTAAATAAAAAAATCACTCAAAAAGAAACTTACTCAATAGTGTCTATGAGTGATATAGACGAAGTTTTGAAGGCTTTAAAATGA
- a CDS encoding FKBP-type peptidyl-prolyl cis-trans isomerase, whose protein sequence is MEKNTVVSMFYELKDANTNEVLESNLYSEPISFILGKGQVLESLEEEILKLDGPCNADFVIKKEKALGEYDESAVQTLPKEQFAGIELKVGMELFGESENGETVRVTVKEIKDDTVTVDYNHAYAGKDLLFSLNILDVRAATEDEILTGIVAGSRSCGCGHSDGGCCGGGGHGHHHGHHGCGCH, encoded by the coding sequence ATGGAAAAAAATACAGTTGTTTCTATGTTTTACGAATTAAAAGACGCAAATACAAACGAAGTTTTAGAATCAAATCTATACTCAGAGCCTATATCTTTTATCTTGGGCAAAGGACAAGTATTAGAAAGTTTAGAAGAGGAAATTTTAAAACTTGATGGTCCTTGCAACGCAGACTTTGTTATAAAAAAAGAAAAAGCACTTGGAGAATATGATGAAAGTGCAGTTCAAACTTTGCCAAAAGAACAGTTTGCAGGAATAGAACTCAAGGTAGGAATGGAGCTTTTTGGTGAAAGTGAAAACGGCGAAACTGTAAGAGTTACAGTAAAAGAAATAAAAGATGACACAGTAACTGTTGATTATAATCACGCCTATGCTGGCAAGGATTTATTGTTTTCTTTAAATATACTAGATGTAAGAGCTGCAACTGAGGATGAAATTTTAACAGGTATTGTTGCTGGTTCCAGAAGTTGTGGTTGTGGGCACAGCGATGGTGGTTGTTGCGGTGGCGGCGGTCACGGACATCATCATGGTCACCACGGTTGCGGTTGCCATTAA
- a CDS encoding tetratricopeptide repeat protein — protein MKKYYLVALLFGATFAYPESSAFDAGNINNTSTYGLTQNEQIIKNRLDTLQNEYLQNSSKINSISERLDGLQSTLEGVNSQYAKTNSRLIYMEDKEANLSLELQTLKKQVNDLRKSQENNAKEIKKSLDEISKILQLKTSDINITIEDDNSSKELPVKKEKEVKKDDESWKKKSNDNILNLAMKDFKSKKTLNKAKDKFEYLLSKNYKPARSNFYLGEIEYKQKKYANAISYYKQSASLYSKADYMPTLLYHTAISLDKVGDTKSANSFYKALKSSYPNSPEAKASPNRK, from the coding sequence ATGAAAAAATACTATCTAGTGGCTCTGTTATTTGGAGCCACCTTCGCTTATCCCGAAAGTTCTGCCTTTGACGCTGGCAATATAAACAACACTTCGACCTACGGTTTAACACAAAACGAACAAATTATCAAAAATAGACTTGATACTCTACAAAATGAGTATTTGCAAAATTCTTCTAAGATAAATTCGATTTCTGAAAGATTGGATGGATTACAAAGTACCTTAGAAGGTGTAAATTCTCAGTATGCTAAAACAAATTCAAGATTGATTTACATGGAAGATAAAGAGGCAAATTTAAGCCTAGAATTACAAACACTTAAAAAACAGGTAAATGATCTTAGAAAAAGTCAAGAAAATAATGCTAAAGAAATTAAAAAAAGTTTAGATGAGATAAGTAAAATTCTGCAGTTAAAAACAAGCGATATTAATATAACTATAGAAGATGACAATAGTAGCAAAGAGCTTCCTGTTAAGAAAGAAAAGGAAGTTAAAAAAGATGATGAATCTTGGAAGAAAAAGAGCAATGATAATATATTAAATTTAGCTATGAAGGATTTTAAAAGCAAGAAAACTTTAAATAAAGCCAAGGATAAATTTGAGTATTTACTCTCTAAAAATTACAAACCTGCTAGGTCAAATTTCTATCTAGGCGAGATTGAGTATAAGCAAAAAAAATACGCAAATGCCATATCTTACTACAAACAATCAGCATCTTTGTATAGCAAGGCAGATTATATGCCAACGCTGCTTTATCATACTGCCATAAGTCTTGATAAGGTAGGGGATACAAAGAGCGCAAATAGCTTTTATAAAGCTTTAAAGTCTAGCTATCCAAATAGCCCGGAAGCTAAGGCCTCACCAAATCGAAAATAA
- a CDS encoding OmpA family protein — protein sequence MKKLILVSVAISALVLAGCAPRTSTKVDSSSTAGTAGGASGGSDVFGSLSSGLGKIYFDFDKYEIRSDMQAVVSAGANLLKGQATSAKITVEGHCDEWGTDEYNQALGLRRANSVKRALTTLGIDSKQIAVKSFGESAPVCTDKTPECDAQNRRAEIKVGL from the coding sequence ATGAAAAAACTTATTCTTGTTTCAGTTGCAATCTCTGCGTTAGTTCTAGCTGGTTGTGCTCCTAGAACATCTACTAAGGTTGATTCTTCATCTACAGCAGGCACTGCTGGCGGAGCTTCAGGCGGTAGTGATGTATTTGGTAGCTTATCAAGTGGCTTGGGTAAAATCTATTTTGATTTTGATAAATATGAAATCAGGTCAGATATGCAAGCTGTAGTTAGTGCCGGTGCAAACCTGCTTAAAGGACAAGCTACAAGTGCTAAGATAACTGTTGAGGGACACTGTGATGAGTGGGGAACTGATGAGTATAACCAAGCTTTAGGTTTAAGAAGAGCTAATTCTGTTAAGAGAGCTTTAACAACTCTTGGTATAGACTCTAAGCAAATAGCTGTTAAGAGCTTTGGAGAGTCAGCTCCAGTTTGTACAGACAAAACTCCAGAATGTGATGCTCAAAACAGACGTGCTGAAATTAAGGTTGGTTTATAG
- the tolB gene encoding Tol-Pal system protein TolB, with protein sequence MAKFLLVFVFFISFAVADDNVISVTNESVSLPKIILKDSSELSDKTLKNNFYNILLNDLKVSSNFEVLTSGDEKANYVFEYFLAKSGTNLNLRVIIRADGKEKSNKTYSLSSLEQYPFLAHKGVKDSVKELGLAPVEWMDHKILIARANGSRKSQIIMADYTLTYQKVIVGGGLNLFPRWANKEQNAFYYTAYDHNIPTLYLYDLNKNKANRILSSGGMLVASDVSRDGSKILVTMAPNDQPDVYLYDLNKKMLQKITNYSGVDVNGNFIEDEKKIVFVSDRLGYPNIFIQGIGASSAEQLVFHGRNNTAVSTYKNYLVYSSREPEQRGVFNIYLMSTKSDYIRQLTANGKNLFPRFSSDGGSIVYIKYLGSETALGVIRVNANKSFHFPLKVGKIQSIDW encoded by the coding sequence ATGGCTAAATTTCTTTTAGTTTTTGTATTTTTTATTTCTTTTGCTGTGGCTGATGATAATGTTATATCGGTTACAAACGAGAGTGTGAGCTTGCCAAAGATTATACTTAAGGATAGTTCTGAGCTTAGCGACAAAACACTTAAAAATAATTTTTACAATATTTTGTTAAACGACCTTAAAGTAAGCTCAAATTTTGAAGTGTTAACAAGTGGCGATGAAAAGGCCAATTATGTTTTTGAATATTTTCTTGCTAAAAGCGGAACTAACTTAAATTTGCGAGTTATTATTAGAGCCGATGGTAAAGAAAAGAGCAACAAAACTTATTCTTTATCAAGTCTTGAGCAGTATCCATTCTTAGCACATAAAGGCGTTAAGGATTCTGTAAAAGAATTGGGTCTAGCACCTGTTGAGTGGATGGATCATAAAATTTTGATTGCAAGAGCAAATGGAAGTAGAAAAAGTCAAATTATAATGGCAGATTACACTCTTACATATCAAAAAGTGATTGTTGGCGGAGGCTTAAATCTTTTTCCTAGATGGGCTAATAAAGAACAAAATGCCTTTTACTACACAGCTTATGACCACAATATCCCAACGCTTTATTTGTATGATTTAAACAAAAACAAAGCAAATAGAATTTTATCAAGTGGCGGTATGTTGGTTGCGTCCGATGTGAGCAGGGACGGAAGTAAAATTTTAGTTACTATGGCACCAAATGACCAGCCCGATGTGTATTTGTATGATTTGAATAAAAAAATGCTGCAAAAAATCACCAATTATTCAGGCGTTGATGTGAATGGAAATTTTATAGAAGATGAGAAAAAGATAGTGTTTGTTAGTGACCGCTTGGGCTATCCTAACATTTTCATACAAGGCATAGGGGCTTCAAGTGCCGAGCAGCTAGTTTTTCATGGCAGAAATAATACAGCTGTATCTACATACAAAAATTATTTAGTATATTCAAGCAGAGAGCCAGAGCAAAGAGGAGTATTTAACATATATCTTATGAGTACCAAGAGTGATTATATAAGACAGCTCACCGCTAATGGAAAAAACCTTTTTCCTAGATTTTCAAGTGATGGCGGAAGCATAGTGTATATAAAATACTTGGGTAGCGAAACGGCTTTGGGTGTTATTAGGGTAAATGCCAATAAAAGCTTTCATTTTCCACTCAAGGTTGGAAAAATTCAGTCGATTGATTGGTAA
- a CDS encoding TonB C-terminal domain-containing protein, with product MKDYGLGYVNSFLLALIFYILILSSIFLHFSIYKSNAVKYTDIKDSFVDVDLGSYANKISKTNQNIQEQEITQENQTQGKETTNKEVETQDVKQEASDINSLFGNLKDFQEEKTNKIQSSEKSVKNSTNKPQELSNLFNSLNDNLLKTEDEKVGESSQKQMTGIYDEFRGKVRRILEERWRLYEASGNFAVLVKYYIDSDGKFGYTLVEKSYNEDFDAKVLEFLGNLSGKFIAYPPRNLKFEGSMNLSDKVTVGSV from the coding sequence GTGAAGGATTACGGCTTAGGTTATGTAAATTCGTTTTTATTAGCCTTGATATTTTATATCTTAATATTATCATCTATATTTTTACATTTTTCTATATATAAATCAAATGCCGTTAAATACACTGATATTAAAGATAGTTTTGTGGATGTTGATTTGGGTTCTTACGCAAATAAAATTTCTAAAACTAATCAAAACATACAAGAACAAGAGATTACGCAAGAAAACCAAACCCAAGGCAAAGAAACCACTAATAAAGAAGTTGAAACACAAGATGTTAAACAAGAGGCCAGCGATATAAATTCGCTTTTTGGAAATTTAAAAGATTTTCAAGAAGAAAAGACAAATAAAATACAGTCTTCAGAAAAATCAGTTAAAAATTCTACAAATAAACCCCAAGAACTTTCAAATCTTTTTAACAGCTTAAACGATAATTTGTTAAAAACAGAAGATGAAAAGGTTGGCGAGAGCAGCCAAAAACAAATGACCGGAATTTATGATGAATTTAGAGGAAAGGTAAGAAGAATTTTAGAGGAGAGGTGGAGACTGTACGAGGCTAGCGGAAATTTTGCAGTTTTGGTGAAGTATTACATAGATTCTGATGGTAAATTTGGCTATACATTAGTTGAAAAAAGTTATAATGAGGACTTTGATGCCAAGGTTTTAGAATTTTTAGGGAATTTAAGCGGCAAATTTATAGCTTATCCGCCTAGAAATCTTAAATTCGAAGGCTCAATGAATTTAAGCGATAAAGTTACTGTTGGGAGCGTGTAA
- a CDS encoding ExbD/TolR family protein produces MFLDEKPELNITPLVDIMLVLLAILMVTAPSIVYDEKVNLPTGSQKSSSIATVKSLLITVNAKKEVFVNDKKFDFISFADNLALLKNQFKTDEPVFIRADKNLKYDDVMFVLRTVKNLGFNKAALQTE; encoded by the coding sequence ATGTTTTTGGACGAAAAACCAGAGTTAAATATAACTCCTTTAGTGGACATTATGCTAGTTTTATTAGCCATCCTTATGGTAACTGCTCCTAGCATAGTTTATGATGAGAAAGTGAATTTGCCAACAGGTTCTCAAAAAAGCTCTAGCATAGCGACTGTCAAGAGTTTGCTTATAACTGTTAATGCTAAAAAAGAGGTTTTTGTAAATGATAAGAAATTTGATTTTATATCATTTGCGGATAATCTAGCCTTGCTTAAGAACCAATTTAAAACAGATGAGCCGGTTTTCATAAGGGCTGATAAGAATTTAAAATACGATGATGTTATGTTTGTTTTAAGAACTGTAAAAAATTTAGGTTTTAATAAGGCAGCATTGCAAACGGAGTAG
- a CDS encoding MotA/TolQ/ExbB proton channel family protein, with protein MEFSSILHFLRESTIITYVVLFWLSLYFLLSLTILFSRLTYITVWTSKEKDSLEDLLTKQKDITQTESILRKCQEPSKNHLEIYKNLAEKKATVGLTWLSIIASTSPFIGLFGTVVSILETFGGLGGQNSLSIIAPKISEALVATGCGIFVAIPAYTFHLIIKRRAFELLSVIDSEIKIIAKA; from the coding sequence ATAGAATTCTCATCTATCTTACATTTTTTAAGAGAGTCAACCATTATTACGTATGTAGTTTTGTTCTGGCTTTCTTTGTATTTTTTATTGTCCCTTACCATTCTTTTTTCAAGACTTACATACATAACTGTTTGGACATCAAAAGAAAAAGATTCCTTAGAGGATTTGCTAACTAAGCAAAAAGATATTACTCAAACTGAGTCTATATTACGAAAATGTCAAGAACCAAGTAAAAACCACCTAGAAATTTATAAAAATTTAGCGGAGAAAAAAGCCACCGTTGGTCTTACTTGGCTTAGTATCATCGCTTCTACTTCCCCATTTATAGGTCTTTTTGGCACTGTTGTTTCTATATTAGAAACCTTTGGTGGCTTAGGTGGGCAAAATTCTTTAAGTATTATAGCACCTAAGATTAGTGAAGCATTGGTCGCTACAGGTTGTGGTATTTTTGTAGCTATTCCAGCTTACACCTTTCATTTGATAATAAAACGAAGAGCCTTTGAGCTTTTAAGTGTGATTGATAGCGAGATTAAAATTATAGCGAAGGCTTAA
- the atpC gene encoding ATP synthase F1 subunit epsilon translates to MSSLVHVEIVTPTGMIFKGDVKMVVLPGSEGEFGVLKGHASLLSSLKAGIIDIEKEDSKHELIAIDSGYAKVDEFKVEILAKGAVSINGSDESEIAQHLEQAKELIRSMSSDNVALASTFANIDKRSGLK, encoded by the coding sequence ATGAGTTCTTTAGTTCATGTAGAGATTGTAACTCCTACAGGAATGATTTTTAAAGGCGATGTTAAGATGGTAGTTTTGCCGGGTAGCGAAGGCGAATTCGGTGTTTTGAAAGGACATGCTTCTTTGCTATCATCTTTGAAGGCTGGTATTATAGATATTGAAAAAGAAGATTCTAAGCATGAATTGATTGCCATTGATTCTGGATATGCTAAAGTGGATGAATTTAAGGTTGAAATTTTGGCTAAAGGAGCAGTTTCTATAAATGGCTCAGATGAAAGCGAGATAGCTCAACATTTAGAGCAAGCCAAAGAGCTTATCAGGTCTATGAGTTCTGATAATGTAGCCTTAGCTTCTACTTTTGCAAATATAGACAAAAGGTCAGGATTAAAGTAG
- the atpD gene encoding F0F1 ATP synthase subunit beta produces the protein MQGIISQVLGPVVDVDFEGYLPKINEALVVNFEAEGRKNKLVLEVAAHIGDNRVRTISMDMTEGLVRGIKVEATGSPISVPVGEKVLGRIFNVTGDLIDEGEEVDFDKRWIIHRDPPPFEEQSTKSEVFETGIKVVDLLAPYQKGGKVGLFGGAGVGKTVIIMELIHNVAFKHSGYSVFAGVGERTREGNDLYNEMKESKVLDKVALCYGQMNEPPGARNRIALTGLTMAEYFRDEMGLDVLMFIDNIFRFSQSGSEMSALLGRIPSAVGYQPTLASEMGRFQERITSTKKGSITSVQAVYVPADDLTDPAPATVFAHLDATTVLNRAIAEKGIYPAVDPLDSTSRVLSPHIIGEEHYNVARGVQSVLQKYKDLQDIIAILGMDELSEEDKRTVERARKIEKFLSQPFFVAEVFTGSPGKYISLEDTIAGFKGILEGKYDHLPENAFYMVGNIEEAIEKAEKLKG, from the coding sequence ATGCAAGGAATAATTTCTCAAGTTCTAGGTCCTGTTGTTGATGTGGATTTTGAAGGGTATCTGCCTAAAATTAATGAAGCTTTAGTTGTTAATTTCGAAGCTGAAGGTAGGAAAAATAAATTAGTTTTGGAAGTTGCTGCTCATATTGGAGACAATAGAGTAAGAACCATATCTATGGATATGACAGAGGGTTTGGTAAGAGGCATAAAGGTTGAGGCAACCGGTAGTCCTATATCTGTACCGGTTGGCGAAAAGGTTTTGGGTAGAATTTTCAATGTTACCGGGGACTTGATAGACGAGGGCGAAGAGGTTGATTTTGATAAAAGATGGATTATACACAGAGACCCTCCTCCTTTTGAAGAGCAAAGCACCAAGAGTGAAGTCTTTGAAACCGGTATAAAAGTTGTAGATTTATTAGCCCCTTATCAAAAAGGTGGAAAAGTAGGTTTGTTTGGCGGTGCTGGCGTTGGAAAAACAGTTATCATTATGGAATTAATACACAATGTCGCCTTTAAACATAGCGGTTATTCAGTCTTTGCTGGTGTTGGAGAAAGAACAAGAGAAGGTAATGACTTATATAACGAAATGAAGGAAAGTAAAGTATTAGATAAGGTTGCCTTGTGCTACGGCCAAATGAATGAACCACCGGGCGCTAGAAACCGTATAGCACTTACAGGTCTTACTATGGCTGAATATTTTAGAGATGAAATGGGTCTAGATGTTCTTATGTTTATAGATAATATTTTCAGATTCTCTCAATCAGGTTCCGAGATGTCAGCCCTTTTGGGAAGAATTCCATCAGCTGTTGGTTACCAACCTACGCTAGCTAGCGAAATGGGTCGTTTTCAAGAAAGAATTACATCTACAAAGAAAGGTTCTATAACCTCTGTTCAAGCTGTTTATGTTCCTGCAGATGACTTGACTGACCCTGCTCCGGCAACAGTTTTTGCGCACCTAGACGCTACGACAGTTTTAAATAGAGCAATTGCTGAAAAAGGAATTTACCCAGCTGTTGACCCTCTTGATTCTACTTCCAGAGTTCTAAGCCCTCATATTATAGGTGAAGAGCATTATAATGTAGCTAGAGGCGTTCAATCAGTACTTCAAAAATACAAAGACTTGCAAGATATCATTGCTATCTTGGGTATGGATGAATTGAGCGAAGAGGATAAAAGAACTGTTGAAAGAGCTAGAAAAATAGAGAAATTTTTATCTCAACCTTTCTTTGTCGCCGAAGTTTTTACAGGAAGTCCGGGTAAGTACATTAGCCTAGAAGATACTATAGCTGGATTTAAGGGCATTTTAGAAGGAAAATACGACCACTTGCCTGAAAACGCTTTTTATATGGTAGGAAATATAGAAGAAGCTATAGAAAAAGCTGAAAAATTAAAGGGATAA
- the atpG gene encoding ATP synthase F1 subunit gamma, translating into MASLKEIKRKIKSTNNTQKTTKAMKLVSSAKLRKAEEAAKRSRLYAQKIVDVLSEISLSINKLAAIDKRFLFFNKREVKTVDIIFITADKGLCGGFNLKTIKAVTELMQDYEKKGIKVRLRAVGKKGIEFFKFQGIPLFKSYLQLSSSPTYEKSCELIQDAVQDYIDGNCDEVYIVYHGYKNMITQELKVEHLIPVEPSKIQAEAQSSSALDTEPEDDALINELLKTYFEYNMYFALINSLAAEHSARMQAMDNASKNAKEMVRMLDLAYNKARQASITTELIEIISGVESMK; encoded by the coding sequence ATGGCTAGTTTAAAAGAAATAAAAAGAAAGATAAAGAGTACAAACAACACTCAAAAAACAACTAAAGCCATGAAGCTTGTTTCTTCAGCTAAGCTTAGAAAAGCTGAAGAAGCGGCTAAAAGATCTAGGCTTTATGCACAAAAAATAGTTGATGTGTTGTCTGAGATATCTTTATCTATAAATAAACTTGCAGCGATAGATAAACGTTTTTTATTTTTCAACAAAAGAGAAGTAAAGACTGTTGATATTATATTTATAACTGCTGATAAGGGACTTTGTGGTGGTTTTAATTTAAAAACTATCAAAGCGGTTACAGAATTAATGCAAGATTATGAGAAAAAAGGTATAAAGGTAAGACTTAGAGCTGTTGGTAAAAAGGGCATAGAATTTTTTAAATTTCAAGGAATTCCATTATTCAAAAGTTATTTACAGCTTAGTTCTAGTCCTACTTATGAAAAATCTTGTGAGCTTATCCAAGATGCTGTGCAAGACTATATAGATGGAAATTGTGATGAGGTGTATATAGTGTATCATGGGTACAAAAATATGATTACTCAAGAGCTTAAAGTAGAACACTTAATACCTGTCGAGCCTAGCAAAATTCAAGCTGAGGCACAGTCATCTTCAGCCTTAGATACCGAACCAGAAGATGATGCTTTGATTAACGAGCTTTTAAAGACTTATTTTGAGTATAATATGTATTTTGCTCTGATTAATTCTTTAGCGGCCGAACATAGTGCTAGAATGCAAGCTATGGATAATGCTAGTAAAAATGCGAAAGAAATGGTTAGAATGCTTGACTTAGCGTATAATAAAGCTAGACAAGCTTCTATTACTACCGAGCTTATAGAGATTATAAGCGGTGTTGAATCTATGAAATAA